The genomic interval agattttcaaaatcattttttgacttttccagttcttcttcaagtgtcttgACCCttttttcaagccagttgttcaaccctttcaatcggttgtttgagagaGCCAATCAGTTatcttcttcatgagtttctttaaaagcttgaagtaattgactataattttcagcacttaaggaagcacatgaacttacactgcttgagctgcttgaatcatcatctccttctgccattaaacataggtgggttttttcatcttcatttgatgaggagcttgatgatgagacttcattttcatcccaagcaatatatgctcttttttattttccctttttttccttgtagcttgacttcttctcctttccttctttatttgggcaataagcttttatatgcccttattctccacaaccaaagcaagtatagttgttagaattgaaatcactagttttcttgtttccatacctttctttgttggaatCTTTGTTGCGATTTCTTTTCCAAAACTTACTAAACTTTTTGGaaagcaagctaaggttttcttcctcacttgaaTCTTGTTTACTCTTGTGCTTGACAGCTTTCAAGGAAATGCTcctcacatgcttgtcttcattttcttgaacattgagtctattcatctccaactcatgttctctaagcttaccaaacaatgaggccgttgtcaaggatgtcaagtcttttgattcagaaattGCTGTGACTTTAGGTTGCCAAGTTCTATCAACACACTTGAGAATTTTGATGTTTAACTCCTCTTTGTCAAAGgtttttccaagactcattggatggttgatgatgtgagtgaatctcttttgcacttcagcaattgattctcctttgagcattctaaacatctatactcttgtattagagtatgtttccttgctCTCCTCACAttatttgttccttcatgggtgacttccaaagtgtcccacatctccttggccGATGAACATTGTGAGattctgaaaaattcatctgaattcaaagcagatgttatgatattcttggcaatacaatcaaacttggcatttttattttcagcatcaatccattgggaccaaggtttttcaatagaaaatCCATCCTTTTCAATGTTAGGAATAAAaaggccattttcaattgcatccctaATTCCTTTAtaaagagattcaacaaagctttttgatcctgcctgttgaccaaaacgctggagccttgcctcgtcaaacctggatcgacttctgctccgtgttagcctccgtccttcaccgcgattcacctcaagaacctgcaaaagaaagaacggcgccgctgcggccgatcacgctccgacgcccaagtcagcgactgaaccaccaattactaagagaaaagctcaagaactctaaggaaccgtgcaaagttctctctctgcgtactctcgttctcgcagttgtaaagaagtaatctaaacgcatgcgtacctcagaagttcgttggaaactcttatatacctgggcactttctctctcctggcagttacacatctggacacgtggctcgcatccagctgtacacgtgccatcatctggagcatccttgacttgggcgccacttcttactcttcagacttttggctaagttacttatgcatgacacaactcagtgcatagttgccttggagcgtgatctcttctgggtggcaaGTTCGGGTgtcttcgtacacaccttccctgtggtctcgccggccgccttcatgatctactcttcttgcttcaccgtgtatgcttATGTGAGCTATCCcccgagctcatcctctggTCAGCTGGGAAAGattatctgacttcatcttcggcgatgtccttgtttcggcgatctctaatcacttggtcgcctggattcacatctggcgacttcatcttcaatctGGTGACCACCAGTTTAGGTGTGCTGGAGAttggagcacgccaacttaataactggcgaccacacgagccccccgacttccttcccttctgccagccaggtgtcccatccaacacgcctatataatagctcgtcgccacgtcatcactttcgactaccagggcggtacacaagccccccaatcttaagcgaagacttgtccagcgaaaagactaaagaagtcacgtcactaccgatctacgtggcgctggcgcagaattccaaacgttcgtactttctgctttcctgacgctcacCAAACATTCTCctaatcgctcgacacgtggcttcatcaacgatCATCTTTAGCTatcgtttacgcttccaaaaatcatttgaaaaacccttaaacccatttcatttttactgtttcatcatctctttgccttctcaaacgctctgagtttcttctgcaaaaacctacgacgctcttcaaccttctgAATCCCCAACTTCCTTCAGCGTtcgtctgatcatcgaaaggtactccctttacttcttctgttgatatttgctgcattttaaccgattcgcatcatccattaactgtctggtgcatacgctgtgggttgtttcttctgctTCCCCTTTTTCGCAACTTGGGGTTTCGCCTTCCATTTCTTCCAtcacaacgaactttcgttcaTTCGTTTTTCGTCCTTCATTCACAATCAAATCAACctctgcaaccttcgctcacctctcttttactttttcctttgcagttcccgcaATGGTTCGTACAAAGATAACCGCGAATCCTCCCCCTTCGTCACAAAACCCTTCATCACAAGCGCATAACCTatcgcgagcacctggtgctccctcttcccaggctgagaggcctgcaacctctagccctgacctggctcaggctactccaccggtcgtcggaggagcctccatcccTACCCCAGACTATAAGAAGCTTTACCCCTGGGCCAGCGCGGCTCTGCTGAAAGAAACTTCTTCAATAAACTCCGCGCTGGCGGTGCTCCGACTAAGGAAGGGGGACCAGCCGGATCTTTCATTTCACAACGAGCACGACAGTAAAATGGTTGTGCTGCCTTGCCATCCTGATGAGCCAATCTGTGCTGACGACAAAACGAGCAACGGCGAGTCGTTTTGTTTCCTCTACGCGACGcttttcaagaaggtgaagcttcgacttccctttactcgtttcgaGCGAGTGTTGTTAactgagctcgacatcgcccctgcccagcttcaccccaacagctgggcgtttgtcaggGCGTTCCAGATCATATGCGCATACctgggactgccagcgtcagtggacgttttccttttcctttttgaagctaagcatccaggagatcgcctttaggtgagtctgaacgggattgctgggaggtcgatcctctctatcttccagcaatcttacaaggactggaaaggaaaattcattCAAGTGCGCCAAAACGACCAGGACGACTCGCTGCTTgatggctttcccttgtactgggtaaacaagggaaataaggaCTCTAAGGGAAGCTTCAGAAAGCCAAGgagccccgacaacatgggcgctttggacaaagatctgtgcctcttctggaagagcgtggcagacgccaacattaccttcctcACCTCTGCGAtcatctccttcgaattcttcgaAGGCCAACTCGAGGCTCGTATAGGTTAGAGCTTACCTTAATATCTAAGTTACTGCCTCGTGCTGCACCTCTGTTATCTGTTGCTGGGTGTCTTATCTATTGCGTAATAGACTTGGCctttattttctgcatcactTGTTTGTCTCATTTGCATATTTACTCATGTGTTTATCTTTGTCTTTGAGCTGACTTGTATACCCTTGTATTATGCAGATCTTATGTTGGGCAAAGGGAAActggctgaactgagggcgctcgcccgagcccatgggttggcgtcgggctcccagactgtgcccaactcagtggtggagatcgccgccgctcagggcagatcgccccctcaagATCCAGCCCCTCCAAAAGCCTTGCCCGCCCAACAGCGCAAGAAACTCATCCTCGGGAAGctaaagaggaaaacccctcaggtggtccatgaggatgaagaagaagacgatgaggcaactgaagatggcctcatcaccaaaagaagaagggtggtgccttcttcaccacctgctcaacctcctcctccaacatcaacaccgcccTCACCACCAGCTCCCCTTCCAACACCTCCTCCTCCCCCAACTGCAACACCGTCGGTTCAAGCAGTTCCTTTGGCGGCTGCATTTCCCGTGGTTGAGGCTgctgagcccaacttcatggagaaccccccgagcgcctccacgccatatgtatctgctggagggggtccttCTTCAACTGCCTCGTACGCCGAAGCTGCggcaggtggggatgaaggtgctcacaactcacccatcatcatcaccgagtccccctcgtcaccaccacgccaagaagctccacctcatcaaccaactcaagaaggtggtggcgagaaccagtACCAGGCTCCTCCAGCGCTTCCGCgagcaaaccttccccttgcgGTCAAAGGgatgtgggaacccttctcagcaaaactcaaaatgatggcagaggatctcccctccatcatatcaaaggCTGTGGAAAGTTCCAGCAAGAAACTCCAGGacgacatctccgtgctccaagaggagaatcgcataataaggattgaggcggagaagttgtcctgcaaccttatgctggcggagatcgaccactcgcgagtggaggatgctatgagcaccgaattgagggtggcgcgcaaggaagccaccgatctacgccacagggtgcacctcttagctcaagagaagatcgagctggagagcaaactggtcccctaccgtctcaaggtggctgacctggaagCGTCGATCAAAGccgatgcagccaaggtagaaaaccttgagaagaggtcagtagatcgggaggtcttcttggggatagttgaaaaggagagagatgacaccatggccaaactcgccgaggccaaagagGAGAATGAGAAGATCGCCGCaaagctggcccaggcgcaggcggaatccaagagggttactgaagaccttcttcaagctcgtgaaacaactgaagaactcaagaaacgaGCTGAAGAATTAGAGCAGCAgaccgaggggctcaagaagcaaaccgaagaactcgagctgagctctgcccaaatccttgctgctgggtttgacgccgccctggagcaatttgCGTGTCAATACCCTGAtttggatctctccatggtgtcgctgaacaatgaagtggtggatgggaagatcattccttctgaagactagctgcttgctgcttccctccatcacttactCATATGTCTCTCTCTTACACAATTTTACTTGTAATAACCCTTCCCCTTTTCTGTACATGTATTTTGAACTGATGCCACTATGTTATGACATTTCCTATCTCTTTATATAATCTCCCTGTTAACTTTATCTTCCTTGTATAAATCTCTTAGacgaaattgacttagcaaCTCCGCGAGCGCAATTGTAtactaactgcttcgaaccatcaactttcgaacgataacattctaacaacttgtaaccttAAGGTAACGAACCTCAGTGCGAAACCACTTTCCAAATAACGAGCTTCAACCCAACTAATAGCTTAAGACATAGCTTAcccgatctgccttatcaaaacgggccttgGCTTCTGCCAccgcttgaatttctcctggtcgccaaagagtcttggcgataccagcttcctcttgtCTTCACAACTTGGTCATTGTTCccttatctgggggtagaggcgcctttcggatccttctctacctttcCTGACCTTTAGAACAGTAAGCCGGATAGCTtaagtgttctcttcgaacctaccttagctatccttttaaacttcttccaccctctacaccatacctgaactcgctcgagacgagaaggattttatcttgcctgaactcgctcgacggcgagaaggtctttaactcgcctgaactcgctcatcggcgagaaggtctttaactcgtgcctctacattgccccaggggttacatcttctctcccctagaaacactgaggacttttcactggtgcctctacattgccccagaggttacatcttctctcccctggaagcactgaggactttttgctggtgcctctacattgccccagaggctacatcttctcccctctggaagcactgaggactttttactttaactcgcctgcactcgctcgacggcgaggaggtctttatctctttctcgcctcgggacgcgcgagggcgttgaggtctttaactgggGCCTACGATCGCctaaagacgatgaggactttaaactttaactgatgccgccaatcgccgaaaaacgatggggacttagaaacttttttagaacgcatgcaacataacttcaaaactcgccttaaatcacatataagcgacaaggtcttttCTTCACAACTTTCGAAAAAACAAcaagcacgcaatctaa from Phaseolus vulgaris cultivar G19833 chromosome 1, P. vulgaris v2.0, whole genome shotgun sequence carries:
- the LOC137815765 gene encoding uncharacterized protein; this translates as MVRTKITANPPPSSQNPSSQAHNLSRAPGAPSSQAERPATSSPDLAQATPPVVGGASIPTPDYKKLYPWASAALLKETSSINSALAVLRLRKGDQPDLSFHNEHDNLMLGKGKLAELRALARAHGLASGSQTVPNSVVEIAAAQGRSPPQDPAPPKALPAQQRKKLILGKLKRKTPQVVHEDEEEDDEATEDGLITKRRRVVPSSPPAQPPPPTSTPPSPPAPLPTPPPPPTATPSVQAVPLAAAFPVVEAAEPNFMENPPSASTPYVSAGGGPSSTASYAEAAAGGDEGAHNSPIIITESPSSPPRQEAPPHQPTQEGGGENQYQAPPALPRANLPLAVKGMWEPFSAKLKMMAEDLPSIISKAVESSSKKLQDDISVLQEENRIIRIEAEKLSSQEKIELESKLVPYRLKVADLEASIKADAAKVENLEKRSVDREVFLGIVEKERDDTMAKLAEAKEENEKIAAKLAQAQAESKRVTEDLLQARETTEELKKRAEELEQQTEGLKKQTEELELSSAQILAAGFDAALEQFACQYPDLDLSMVSLNNEVVDGKIIPSED